The following coding sequences are from one bacterium window:
- a CDS encoding c-type cytochrome, giving the protein MASPESRRNFRRSVATRIALAVALLAFASPLAAESGGEASFALCAQCHGSMGQGNALYAAPPIAGMAEWYISKQLHKFQDGVRGAHVGDAEGLRMRPMSKFLRSDEQVAAVSAYVAGLQAAPQAATLAGGDPARGKDLYAPCTACHGAEGKGDEKTNGAPLAGLSDWYIYRSLEKFKAGIRGADPRDTDGAVMRGMAMILQDDQAMKDVIAHIQTFSN; this is encoded by the coding sequence ATGGCGTCGCCCGAAAGCCGCAGGAACTTCCGCAGGTCTGTCGCAACCCGAATCGCCCTGGCCGTCGCCCTGCTGGCATTCGCGTCGCCGTTGGCGGCCGAGTCCGGTGGAGAGGCCTCGTTCGCCTTGTGTGCGCAATGTCATGGCAGCATGGGCCAGGGCAACGCGTTGTACGCGGCGCCTCCCATCGCGGGTATGGCCGAGTGGTACATCTCCAAGCAGCTTCACAAGTTCCAGGACGGCGTGCGAGGCGCCCACGTCGGTGACGCCGAAGGGCTTCGCATGCGGCCGATGTCGAAGTTCCTGAGGAGCGATGAGCAAGTGGCGGCCGTCTCTGCCTACGTCGCTGGCCTCCAGGCTGCGCCTCAGGCTGCCACGCTGGCGGGCGGCGATCCTGCCCGCGGCAAGGATCTGTACGCCCCCTGCACGGCCTGCCACGGCGCCGAGGGCAAGGGCGACGAGAAGACCAATGGCGCACCTCTTGCCGGTCTCTCCGACTGGTACATCTATCGATCGCTCGAGAAATTCAAGGCGGGAATCCGCGGCGCGGACCCGCGCGATACCGACGGTGCAGTGATGCGCGGCATGGCAATGATCCTCCAGGACGATCAGGCCATGAAGGACGTCATTGCCCATATCCAGACCTTCTCCAACTGA
- a CDS encoding protoheme IX farnesyltransferase, whose product MSAPAPPASRSSFSNYLALTKPRILPLVIFTALPVMGMATGGWPALPTILVVLLGIAVAAAAANTLNMYIERDRDALMERTRTRPLPMASLGAGAALAFGLVLAVLSTGILYVAGGLPAALLGVASILFYVFVYTIWLKPRSVYNAVIGGAAGAAAPLIADAAVNGSVGVPGLLLFSIVFLWQPPHVWAIALYRGSDYAAAGIPMMPAAIGPERTRWRMLWYTFGLVAITLLPVPLGLLGGVYGVAAVALNLWFVWVGVQLIRERTDDAARRVFFTSLAYLFLLFGAMIADLLVR is encoded by the coding sequence ATGAGCGCCCCCGCCCCGCCTGCTTCGCGCAGCAGCTTTTCGAATTATCTGGCGCTCACGAAGCCGCGGATCCTTCCGCTCGTGATCTTCACGGCCCTGCCCGTGATGGGCATGGCGACCGGTGGTTGGCCGGCGTTGCCGACGATCCTCGTGGTGCTGCTGGGTATCGCGGTTGCCGCCGCCGCTGCGAACACCCTGAACATGTACATCGAGCGGGATCGCGACGCGTTGATGGAGCGCACCCGCACGCGTCCGCTTCCGATGGCGAGCCTCGGGGCCGGGGCGGCGCTCGCGTTCGGGCTGGTCCTCGCAGTGCTTTCGACCGGGATTCTCTACGTCGCTGGTGGCCTGCCCGCAGCCCTCCTCGGCGTAGCCAGCATCCTCTTCTACGTCTTCGTCTACACGATCTGGCTGAAGCCGCGTTCGGTCTACAACGCGGTCATCGGAGGCGCGGCCGGGGCGGCCGCACCGTTGATCGCGGATGCAGCGGTCAACGGCAGCGTCGGTGTTCCCGGGTTGCTGCTCTTCTCGATCGTCTTCCTATGGCAGCCGCCGCACGTCTGGGCGATCGCGCTGTATCGCGGCAGCGACTACGCAGCAGCAGGTATCCCGATGATGCCTGCGGCCATCGGCCCCGAACGCACCCGATGGCGGATGCTCTGGTACACGTTCGGGCTGGTCGCGATCACCCTGTTGCCCGTTCCCCTGGGCCTGCTGGGGGGCGTCTATGGCGTGGCGGCCGTGGCGCTGAATCTCTGGTTCGTCTGGGTGGGCGTGCAGTTGATCCGCGAGCGCACCGACGACGCGGCGCGGCGCGTCTTCTTCACCTCCCTCGCCTACTTGTTCCTGTTGTTCGGCGCGATGATCGCGGACCTGCTCGTTCGCTGA
- a CDS encoding lysophospholipid acyltransferase family protein, with the protein MGRSRDTWQYRAQVGLLARLGAGFLRLLGATWRTRITGDSPFGEPPFVAAIWHQGLLAAAILWRNRGVAVPVSRSRDGDQIDAVMQRLGFADSPRGSTSRGATSVLREMIRRVRGGQIVAMLPDGPRGPAYVAKPGVVGLARAGGVRLVPVGIAAAPAIRFGSWDRALLPLPFARVHCHYGEPLIVPKEAKGEELERFRLTLERQLDRLNRELEAGL; encoded by the coding sequence GTGGGCCGCTCCCGTGACACGTGGCAGTACCGTGCTCAGGTAGGGCTGCTCGCCCGGTTGGGCGCAGGCTTTCTTCGCCTGCTCGGCGCCACGTGGCGAACCCGCATCACGGGCGATTCGCCCTTCGGAGAACCGCCCTTCGTCGCCGCGATCTGGCACCAGGGCCTGCTGGCCGCCGCGATTCTCTGGAGGAACAGGGGCGTCGCCGTGCCCGTGAGCCGCAGTCGCGACGGAGACCAGATCGACGCCGTCATGCAACGCCTCGGATTCGCGGACAGCCCCCGGGGATCGACCTCCCGGGGAGCCACATCCGTCCTACGAGAGATGATCCGCCGTGTCCGGGGCGGCCAGATCGTCGCCATGCTCCCGGATGGCCCCCGCGGCCCTGCTTACGTGGCCAAGCCAGGCGTGGTCGGCCTGGCTCGGGCCGGGGGTGTCCGGCTCGTCCCCGTGGGAATCGCTGCCGCCCCGGCGATCCGCTTCGGAAGCTGGGACAGGGCCCTCCTCCCCCTGCCCTTCGCACGGGTTCACTGCCACTACGGCGAACCCTTGATCGTGCCGAAAGAAGCAAAGGGTGAGGAATTGGAGCGATTCCGCCTCACCCTCGAGCGCCAGCTCGATCGATTGAACCGGGAACTCGAAGCCGGCCTCTGA
- a CDS encoding helix-turn-helix transcriptional regulator: protein MNDESSGHFPNRVRELRENRLMTQAQLARKAKVALRTIHSVEKGMNCRMDTKRKILLALGMRFEDKDQVFPSAHRRPPSPFDPTGSPFGTH, encoded by the coding sequence GTGAACGACGAGAGCAGCGGACATTTTCCCAACCGGGTTCGAGAGCTTCGGGAGAACCGCCTGATGACCCAGGCTCAACTCGCGCGTAAGGCCAAGGTCGCTCTACGCACGATTCATAGTGTCGAGAAGGGCATGAACTGTCGGATGGACACGAAGCGAAAGATCCTGCTCGCCCTCGGAATGCGCTTCGAGGACAAGGACCAGGTCTTCCCGTCCGCCCACCGTCGCCCGCCCTCGCCTTTCGACCCGACCGGATCTCCTTTCGGCACGCACTAG
- a CDS encoding EamA family transporter, with amino-acid sequence MPRPIPAIQYRGPMDGPELWMVMASALLHATWSASIKGSSDPVAFNVIQGSLTVAVGVLLAPWMALPELGMHVWLLLAATGVAHGLYWYGLSRALGESDLSLAYPIIRSTPALLPFIAVPLLGEQLSLLGGLGIAIVASGIWVLQGTAPKGPRGGRGLQLAYFTLATTVAYSLLDKQTMAEVSASPWHGELPRSLVMYLLISFTGLLGFLPLALRRLQPGTLRATWRLQRGRAAVAAAIGLVGYGLILEAYRTAPASYVVAVRQMSVLFALAIAVGLLGERTTWRRLLGGVATVTGVVMIALWG; translated from the coding sequence GTGCCGAGACCCATCCCGGCGATCCAGTACCGTGGGCCGATGGATGGCCCTGAGCTCTGGATGGTGATGGCGAGCGCCCTGCTGCACGCGACGTGGAGCGCCTCGATCAAGGGCAGCAGCGATCCCGTCGCCTTCAATGTGATCCAGGGGAGCCTCACGGTGGCGGTTGGCGTGCTCCTTGCCCCGTGGATGGCACTCCCGGAACTCGGAATGCACGTCTGGCTGTTGCTGGCAGCGACGGGCGTGGCCCACGGGCTGTATTGGTACGGCCTGAGCCGCGCCCTCGGCGAGTCCGACCTCTCGCTGGCCTATCCGATCATCCGATCGACTCCTGCGTTGTTGCCCTTCATTGCGGTGCCGCTGCTGGGCGAGCAGTTGAGCCTGCTGGGCGGCCTCGGGATCGCCATCGTGGCTTCGGGGATCTGGGTGCTCCAGGGCACGGCTCCCAAGGGCCCTCGCGGCGGTCGCGGCCTGCAGCTCGCCTATTTCACCCTCGCGACCACCGTGGCCTACTCCCTGCTCGACAAGCAGACCATGGCCGAGGTATCGGCCTCTCCCTGGCACGGAGAACTCCCCAGATCACTCGTGATGTACCTGCTGATCTCCTTCACCGGGCTGTTGGGCTTCTTGCCGCTGGCCCTGCGTCGCCTGCAGCCGGGAACGCTGCGCGCCACGTGGCGCCTGCAGCGTGGCCGAGCCGCCGTCGCCGCGGCCATCGGATTGGTCGGCTACGGATTGATCCTCGAGGCCTACCGGACGGCACCCGCAAGCTACGTCGTGGCCGTGCGACAGATGTCGGTGCTGTTTGCCCTGGCCATCGCGGTGGGTCTGCTGGGCGAGCGCACCACCTGGCGCCGGCTACTCGGCGGGGTCGCTACCGTCACCGGCGTCGTGATGATCGCGCTCTGGGGGTAA
- a CDS encoding AAA domain-containing protein — MDGAELVIKALREEIARVLVGQEGLVEGLLIGLLSGGHVLVEGVPGLAKTTAVRTLAQVLGLGFRRIQFTPDLLPSDLVGTPIFVPDGQRFEVRKGPVFSPVVLADEINRAPAKVQSALLEAMEERQVTIGDQTFPLPDPFLVMATQNPIDLEGTYALPEAQVDRFLLKLRVHYPNAAEEREIVARDGAGTPEVRAVANPDQILGLRAAAEQVHAADPVIDYAVRLVRATREPDLAGANLEIPEKRPASGAVAVGASPRASIFLSRAARARALLEGRRYVTPHDVKRVAPDVLRHRLILSYEAEADGIDVEEVLRALLAAVETP; from the coding sequence ATGGATGGTGCCGAACTGGTCATCAAGGCCCTGCGCGAGGAGATCGCTCGGGTGCTGGTCGGCCAGGAGGGGTTGGTCGAGGGTCTCCTGATCGGATTGCTCTCCGGAGGCCACGTGTTGGTCGAAGGCGTACCCGGGCTGGCCAAGACGACGGCGGTTCGCACCCTGGCTCAGGTCCTCGGCCTGGGTTTTCGTCGCATCCAATTCACCCCGGACCTCCTGCCCAGCGATCTCGTGGGTACACCGATCTTCGTCCCGGATGGGCAACGCTTCGAGGTGCGCAAAGGCCCTGTCTTTTCGCCAGTCGTCCTCGCCGACGAGATCAATCGCGCGCCTGCCAAGGTTCAATCCGCGTTGCTCGAAGCCATGGAAGAGCGCCAGGTAACGATCGGAGATCAGACGTTTCCGCTGCCGGATCCCTTCCTGGTGATGGCCACCCAGAACCCCATCGATCTGGAGGGAACCTATGCCCTGCCCGAGGCGCAGGTCGACCGCTTCCTGCTGAAGCTCCGCGTGCACTACCCGAATGCGGCCGAGGAGCGCGAGATCGTCGCCCGCGATGGCGCCGGCACGCCGGAGGTGCGCGCAGTCGCCAACCCGGATCAAATTCTGGGGTTGCGCGCTGCGGCCGAACAGGTGCATGCCGCCGACCCGGTCATCGACTACGCGGTGCGGCTCGTGCGTGCGACGCGGGAGCCGGATCTTGCGGGGGCCAACCTCGAAATTCCCGAGAAGCGTCCGGCAAGCGGTGCAGTGGCCGTTGGTGCCTCACCCCGGGCATCGATCTTCTTGAGTCGCGCCGCCCGTGCCCGCGCCCTGCTCGAGGGCCGTCGTTATGTCACACCCCATGACGTGAAGCGGGTAGCACCGGATGTCCTGCGGCACCGATTGATCCTCTCCTACGAGGCCGAGGCCGATGGCATCGATGTGGAAGAGGTGCTCCGGGCTCTGCTGGCAGCCGTGGAAACCCCCTGA
- a CDS encoding VWA domain-containing protein encodes MSDLIAAGIRAVTGWPVVGFAEPIWLWLLPVSWLWLIAIRWFVEHPALGWPAWSEASAAGARSFDPLGAGLGVLRILIVSLVGLVLAQPMGSEQEVKLHHDGLDLILALDSSGSMRALDAEGNENPRTRLSLAKEVVARFAAERVAEGDRVGLIVFGDRAFTQSPLSSDGALVAAALERVEAGMAGESTALGDALGLAVKRVGPRRSPGDPLAGRVIVLLTDGRSNAGNIPPEVAGAIAKARGVRVHTVGIGGQGQVAMASPHGGRRLELERHDLDPETLQRIAENTGGRYFGARSSSDLADVYAEIDRLERVEREAAPRRLGAPLPEPFLACAGSLLLIQLVVTRVLARRLP; translated from the coding sequence TTGAGCGATCTCATCGCTGCGGGCATCCGGGCCGTCACCGGCTGGCCCGTAGTCGGTTTTGCGGAGCCCATCTGGCTCTGGCTCCTGCCCGTTTCGTGGCTCTGGCTGATCGCCATTCGCTGGTTCGTTGAGCATCCGGCACTCGGCTGGCCGGCCTGGTCCGAAGCGAGCGCCGCCGGCGCGCGTTCGTTCGACCCGTTGGGCGCCGGCCTGGGCGTGCTTCGGATCTTGATCGTCAGCCTCGTCGGCCTCGTGTTGGCGCAGCCGATGGGATCGGAGCAAGAGGTCAAGCTGCATCACGACGGCCTCGATTTGATCCTTGCCCTCGATTCGTCGGGCAGCATGCGCGCACTCGATGCCGAAGGAAACGAGAACCCTCGAACCCGTCTGAGCCTGGCCAAGGAAGTGGTCGCGCGCTTTGCGGCCGAACGTGTGGCCGAGGGAGACCGGGTCGGTCTGATCGTGTTCGGAGATCGCGCGTTCACCCAGAGCCCCCTGTCGTCCGATGGCGCACTCGTCGCTGCCGCCTTGGAGCGGGTCGAGGCGGGAATGGCCGGCGAATCCACGGCGTTGGGCGATGCCCTTGGCCTCGCCGTCAAGCGTGTCGGGCCCCGACGCTCTCCGGGAGACCCACTCGCCGGTCGTGTCATCGTCTTGCTGACCGATGGACGCTCGAATGCGGGCAACATCCCTCCCGAGGTTGCGGGGGCCATTGCCAAAGCCCGAGGCGTCCGCGTGCATACCGTGGGTATCGGCGGGCAGGGCCAGGTGGCGATGGCCAGTCCGCACGGTGGCCGACGACTCGAACTCGAACGTCACGATCTCGATCCGGAAACCCTGCAACGAATCGCCGAAAATACGGGCGGCCGCTACTTCGGCGCGCGCAGCTCGTCGGACCTTGCTGATGTGTACGCGGAGATCGACCGGCTGGAACGCGTCGAGCGTGAGGCCGCACCGCGGCGCCTTGGCGCTCCGCTGCCGGAGCCCTTCCTGGCCTGTGCCGGGAGCTTGCTGCTCATCCAACTCGTCGTGACGCGCGTGCTCGCCAGGCGCCTGCCGTGA
- a CDS encoding DUF58 domain-containing protein, translating to MALLRPRSQPAILHAEGRQSGSIPAWGEESGELSRAARILLVRSQREVTGAFVGGYQSAFRGVGIEFEESRPYVPGDDVRFLDASVMARTGMPYVKRFREERDQTAHLVVDVSGSMAFGSTGRTKGAVAAQTAALLSVAALRAGDRVGLWTFDSGVRDELPPARGGRQARQILERLIAAPGGLGGPTGLADSLARVRSAARKRGLVFVLSDFRDERFFAPAEAGKPPPRTEWIALARRHDLIAILIHDPREDNLPNAGTIRIADPERPGRTRLLRSGRRAVRERYREASEVRRRALVRRLRNDGASVLTLRADQIPLRGLVRFFSERSATRKRGRR from the coding sequence GTGGCCCTTCTGCGCCCTCGCTCGCAGCCGGCCATCCTGCATGCCGAGGGCCGCCAGTCAGGATCGATCCCTGCATGGGGCGAGGAGTCGGGCGAACTCTCGCGCGCAGCGCGAATTCTTCTCGTACGCAGCCAACGCGAAGTCACGGGCGCGTTCGTCGGCGGCTACCAGAGCGCCTTTCGCGGCGTCGGTATCGAGTTCGAGGAATCGCGCCCCTATGTCCCAGGAGACGATGTGCGCTTCCTGGACGCCAGCGTCATGGCCCGCACGGGCATGCCCTACGTGAAGCGCTTCCGCGAGGAACGCGACCAGACCGCCCATCTCGTCGTCGATGTATCGGGGTCGATGGCCTTCGGCAGCACCGGCCGAACGAAAGGCGCAGTGGCCGCGCAAACGGCAGCACTCCTCTCCGTGGCTGCGCTTCGGGCCGGCGATCGTGTCGGCTTGTGGACGTTCGACTCCGGGGTTCGCGACGAACTCCCGCCCGCGCGAGGTGGCCGTCAGGCGCGCCAGATCCTGGAGCGACTCATAGCGGCTCCCGGTGGGCTGGGTGGGCCGACGGGGCTGGCCGATTCCCTTGCGCGGGTACGCAGCGCCGCCCGCAAACGCGGACTGGTCTTCGTGCTGTCGGATTTCCGTGACGAACGATTCTTCGCCCCCGCCGAAGCTGGCAAGCCACCGCCTCGAACGGAATGGATCGCCCTCGCCCGACGACACGATCTGATTGCAATCCTGATCCACGACCCACGCGAAGACAACCTGCCGAACGCCGGCACGATCCGAATCGCCGACCCGGAACGACCGGGCCGCACCCGCCTTCTACGCTCGGGCCGCCGGGCGGTTCGTGAGCGCTACCGCGAGGCCAGCGAGGTTCGCCGCCGGGCCCTCGTGCGCCGGCTGCGGAACGACGGTGCTTCCGTCTTGACCCTGCGTGCGGACCAGATTCCGCTGCGCGGCCTGGTGCGTTTCTTTTCAGAGCGCAGCGCGACACGGAAACGAGGACGCAGATGA
- the ptsP gene encoding phosphoenolpyruvate--protein phosphotransferase, whose translation MRLQATMGLDRSAVGRVRLPPGEGLVGHVAGEGRPIAFTDAKDHAAYRYFPETGEERYASLAAAPLIVRGSEGDRGLTIGVLVVQTLEERVFTQDDLGLLDTCARLLAPVVMNSQLLALVSGSSDDRARITAELGEAGLHPPVSPGEAERGVEILGIPTSRGIAIGPVHFLDDVVDLDRIDYAPNPDPEVEWADLSGALEDARRELDGLRNDLGDRFGAEFGAIFNTHIQMLEDSGFVAKLEAGVRSTGSALAALRHVLEEYAQMFASIEDPYFQERGSDVQEVGQRVIARLLGLRHQAAQLREGSVVVASNLLPAHFALLDPEKVTAIVSEHGGPTSHGAIFARALEIPAVTGAAGVLEAVRSGEEVIVDGDSGRVFLSPDESLRTEYQRAQQRAQVALEHLDAVADRPAETWDGHRVRLTANVGLLSDLRLCERHGAEGVGLFRTELLALVHRGFPSEDEQQQLYLGAAEAMSPRPVTIRTLDLGGDKAVPNLEVEDEENPQLGWRSIRLSLSHLESFRAQLRAILRASAIGNVRILLPMISQIGELRRVHEILEETKHELRNREVEFDENVPIGIMIEVPAAAVTADVLARECDFFSIGTNDLTQYTLAVDRGNERVAHLYDSLHPAVLCLIDQAVRAAGRADIPISLCGEMANDPLAVPILVGMGLGELSGVASAIPVVKEIVRALDMGEAVTDARQALQAESPAEVHAIAAHRLETAGLLDHPDIGDWLRRSIERS comes from the coding sequence ATGAGGCTCCAGGCAACGATGGGTCTCGATCGCAGCGCCGTCGGTCGGGTGCGCCTGCCGCCCGGTGAAGGGCTGGTGGGTCACGTTGCAGGCGAAGGGCGTCCGATCGCCTTCACCGATGCGAAGGATCACGCCGCCTATCGCTACTTCCCCGAAACCGGAGAGGAGCGCTACGCATCGCTGGCTGCGGCGCCGTTGATCGTCCGCGGCTCCGAAGGCGACCGGGGCCTGACGATCGGTGTGTTGGTCGTGCAGACGCTGGAAGAACGTGTTTTCACCCAGGATGATCTCGGGCTGCTCGACACCTGCGCGCGGTTGCTCGCGCCGGTCGTCATGAACTCCCAATTGTTGGCGTTGGTTTCAGGGAGTTCCGACGATCGCGCGCGCATTACGGCAGAACTCGGCGAGGCCGGCCTGCACCCGCCCGTCAGCCCAGGCGAGGCCGAGCGTGGAGTCGAGATCCTCGGCATCCCGACCTCCCGCGGAATTGCCATCGGTCCGGTGCATTTCCTGGATGACGTGGTTGATCTGGATCGCATCGATTACGCACCGAATCCGGATCCCGAAGTCGAGTGGGCCGATCTGAGTGGCGCTCTCGAGGATGCGCGGCGGGAGCTCGATGGCCTGCGCAACGATCTTGGCGATCGCTTCGGTGCCGAATTCGGAGCCATCTTCAACACCCACATCCAGATGCTCGAGGACAGCGGCTTCGTGGCGAAGCTCGAGGCAGGCGTGCGCAGTACCGGAAGCGCCCTGGCCGCTCTGCGCCATGTGCTCGAAGAGTACGCCCAGATGTTCGCCTCGATCGAGGACCCCTACTTCCAGGAACGCGGTAGCGATGTGCAGGAGGTGGGCCAGCGCGTGATCGCGCGCCTGCTGGGTTTGCGACATCAAGCAGCCCAGCTACGTGAGGGCTCCGTCGTCGTGGCGTCGAATCTGTTGCCGGCTCATTTCGCCCTGCTCGATCCGGAGAAGGTCACGGCGATCGTTTCCGAGCACGGCGGCCCTACGTCTCACGGTGCGATCTTTGCGCGCGCGTTGGAAATCCCGGCGGTTACGGGTGCCGCGGGCGTGCTCGAGGCGGTGCGCTCCGGCGAGGAAGTGATCGTCGATGGCGATTCCGGTCGCGTCTTTCTCTCACCCGACGAGAGCCTTCGAACCGAGTATCAGCGCGCCCAACAACGTGCCCAGGTTGCTCTCGAGCACCTGGATGCCGTGGCGGATCGACCCGCCGAAACCTGGGATGGCCACCGCGTGCGCCTGACGGCCAACGTTGGCCTGCTCTCGGATCTTCGCCTCTGCGAACGCCACGGGGCCGAGGGTGTCGGCCTGTTTCGTACCGAGCTGTTGGCGCTCGTGCATCGCGGTTTTCCCAGCGAGGACGAGCAGCAGCAACTCTACCTGGGCGCGGCCGAGGCCATGTCGCCAAGGCCGGTGACGATCCGCACGCTCGATCTCGGCGGCGACAAGGCCGTTCCGAACCTCGAGGTGGAGGATGAGGAAAACCCGCAGCTTGGCTGGCGATCGATCCGGCTTTCGCTCTCGCATCTGGAGAGCTTTCGAGCCCAGCTGCGAGCCATCCTTCGCGCGAGCGCCATCGGCAACGTGCGCATCCTGCTTCCGATGATTTCGCAGATCGGCGAGCTGAGACGCGTCCACGAGATCCTCGAGGAAACCAAGCACGAGCTCCGAAACCGGGAAGTGGAATTCGACGAGAACGTTCCGATTGGCATCATGATCGAAGTGCCCGCTGCGGCGGTCACTGCCGATGTGCTCGCCCGGGAGTGCGATTTCTTCAGCATCGGTACGAATGATCTCACCCAGTACACCCTGGCCGTCGACCGCGGCAACGAGCGGGTCGCCCATCTCTACGATTCGCTCCACCCGGCGGTGCTGTGCTTGATCGACCAGGCGGTACGCGCCGCGGGCCGGGCCGACATCCCGATCTCGCTCTGCGGGGAGATGGCGAACGACCCGCTGGCGGTGCCGATTCTCGTCGGCATGGGCCTTGGCGAACTTTCCGGTGTTGCGAGCGCGATCCCGGTGGTCAAGGAGATCGTGCGAGCCCTCGACATGGGCGAAGCCGTCACCGACGCCCGCCAGGCCCTGCAAGCCGAATCCCCGGCCGAAGTCCACGCCATCGCCGCCCACCGCCTCGAAACCGCCGGCCTCCTGGATCACCCCGATATCGGCGATTGGCTCCGCCGTTCCATCGAACGAAGCTAA
- a CDS encoding adenylyltransferase/cytidyltransferase family protein, with protein sequence MGARTFRRAGDTARRLEHPRGLGNVLGPRQRALLARGGNRTRAQGRSARQSGSGVRPRRPRTLRCRGRTRGHADRRLVARLGAGRQRTHRQLARSDPRRRRAARRPPTVDFLAGEFCAARPRRHATPQASTDARRHPRQRSVESLRKPRSRGLPSHRSEWTHRIGPPAQRRPDRRCSDLPDGRFGGARRRESPSTPGRARNLFLPDARSNDRPAAPRQSCTARREPEPGGCLLHDPRCGWQAEGGHHSREIDYGGGPGQLRAGGSSGLRLGGDPAHPIRATALHQPVAACCRRGKEGLVNRTNARSKIVTRNDARAAVRRAQRRGERVVFTSGCFDLLHVGHVRSLEQARSFGDRLVVAINSDTSVRRFKGPERPIVPARQRAEVLAALECVDWVMVFGGATPRATLAALSPDVFAKGGDWPLAVLEAQDLPPGFQGEVRRLRQIAGARTTAIVERIKRKR encoded by the coding sequence CTGGGCGCGCGGACGTTTCGACGTGCGGGCGACACAGCTCGGCGATTGGAGCATCCGCGGGGGCTCGGGAACGTTCTCGGCCCGCGGCAGCGAGCTCTCCTTGCGAGAGGTGGAAATCGAACTCGCGCCCAAGGGCGAAGTGCGCGGCAAAGCGGATCTGGAGTTCGGCCGCGAAGACCGCGTACTCTACGATGCCGGGGTCGTACTCGAGGGCATGCCGATCGACGACTTGTGGCGCGCCTCGGGGCTGGGCGCCAACGCACTCACCGGCAACTTGCACGGAGCGATCCACGTCGCCGGCGAGCTGCTCGAAGACCACCCACCGTTGACTTCCTCGCAGGGGAGTTTTGCGCTGCACGCCCGAGACGGCACGCTACACCGCAAGCTTCCACTGATGCTCGCCGTCACCCTCGCCAGCGATCGGTGGAATCCCTTCGGAAGCCGAGATCGCGTGGCCTACCAAGCCATCGATCTGAGTGGACGCATCGAATCGGGCCGCCTGCGCAGCGACGTCCTGACCGTCGCTGCTCCGACCTTCCGGATGGGCGCTTCGGTGGAGCTCGGCGTCGAGAATCCCCATCCACTCCAGGGCGTGCTAGGAATCTTTTTCTTCCCGACGCTCGATCGAATGATCGACCGGCTGCCCCTCGTCAATCGTGTACTGCTCGGCGTGAACCGGAACCTGGTGGGTGCCTACTTCACGATCCAAGGTGTGGTTGGCAAGCCGAAGGTGGGCATCATTCCCGTGAAATCGATTACGGCGGTGGGCCCGGCCAGCTTCGTGCTGGAGGATCTTCCGGGCTTCGTCTGGGGGGGGATCCAGCGCATCCAATCCGTGCTACTGCCCTCCACCAGCCGGTCGCAGCCTGCTGTAGACGAGGAAAGGAAGGACTCGTGAACCGAACGAACGCGCGCAGCAAGATCGTCACGCGAAACGACGCGCGAGCGGCAGTTCGCCGTGCCCAACGGCGCGGCGAGCGGGTGGTGTTCACCAGCGGTTGTTTCGATCTCCTTCATGTCGGCCACGTGAGAAGCCTGGAGCAGGCACGCAGCTTCGGCGACCGACTGGTGGTGGCCATCAACAGCGATACCTCCGTGCGCCGCTTCAAGGGCCCAGAGCGCCCGATCGTACCCGCCCGCCAACGGGCCGAAGTACTGGCGGCTCTCGAATGCGTCGATTGGGTGATGGTGTTCGGAGGAGCCACGCCCCGCGCCACGCTGGCCGCCCTCTCGCCCGACGTCTTCGCCAAGGGCGGAGATTGGCCGCTGGCCGTCCTCGAGGCCCAGGATCTACCCCCTGGCTTCCAGGGCGAAGTGCGGCGCCTTCGGCAGATCGCCGGCGCGCGAACGACCGCGATCGTCGAGCGAATAAAGCGGAAACGGTAA
- a CDS encoding DUF420 domain-containing protein translates to MDLSFLPAVNASLNAAATLLLVVGRRRIRAGDVEGHRRAMITAFGVSAVFLVLYVLHKAAKDFENTTFHAEGLAKGLYLALLASHVVLAMTVPVFAITLITLGLRGRLSQHRRLARIAWPIWVYVSITGVVIFLLLYPLNPGPV, encoded by the coding sequence GTGGACCTCTCCTTCCTCCCGGCAGTGAACGCGAGCCTGAATGCCGCCGCGACCCTGCTGTTGGTCGTCGGGCGCAGGCGCATCCGGGCCGGCGATGTCGAGGGGCATCGCCGTGCGATGATCACCGCCTTCGGCGTCTCGGCGGTGTTCCTCGTCCTCTACGTCCTGCACAAGGCGGCGAAGGATTTCGAGAACACGACCTTCCATGCCGAAGGCCTGGCGAAGGGCCTGTATCTGGCGCTGCTTGCGAGCCACGTCGTATTGGCGATGACGGTTCCGGTCTTTGCCATCACGCTGATCACGCTGGGCTTGCGGGGACGTCTCTCCCAGCATCGTCGCCTCGCGCGCATCGCCTGGCCGATCTGGGTCTACGTGTCGATCACAGGCGTGGTGATCTTCCTCCTGTTGTATCCGTTGAACCCGGGACCTGTCTGA